Proteins encoded in a region of the Trichomycterus rosablanca isolate fTriRos1 chromosome 26, fTriRos1.hap1, whole genome shotgun sequence genome:
- the mrps31 gene encoding 28S ribosomal protein S31, mitochondrial, whose amino-acid sequence MFRRIILSVSNNRNVLNSSFSPTFRSTACKDSVSAPGIRGAVEVNHRTFGTTSVTLCESKNGEKNEELQPELDKDAEKQKPAEKKTEHVLNTEEANKPEASQRDAETAADQEVKTSKEGLLELLGAMKVDMTTKRRLKSLKKAPSEQDPAGKPRRVEMESTSSMFQQATSTQSKSLSPELVAAVTAAASTLPDRSRAESELLKQLRKHEAVSEERRSADTQNIGNIITDMKVGRKPGSRTNGRPANQIRFDDDGRGYTHDRGITGELAGIRRRKTAFSAKRLNIFSPAADQETHSQLAAGPSLWDADLAEQITQATNQRARNGFEEMIQWTREGKLWQYPINNEAGMEEEAKVPFHEHVFLHRHLEDGFPQHGPVQHFMELVVAGLSKNHQLTVRQKLEHITWFRDYFQQNQEILNEAEA is encoded by the exons ATGTTCAGAAGAATTATTTTATCAGTTTCTAACAACAGAAACGTTTTAAATTCTTCATTTTCTCCCACGTTCAGATCTACAGCATGTAAAGACTCAGTCTCAGCCCCTGGAATCAG GGGAGCAGTTGAGGTGAACCACAGGACGTTTGGGACGACCAGCGTCACTCTGTGTGAAAGTAAAAATGGAGAGAAGAACGAGGAGCTGCAGCCTGAGCTGGATAAAGACGCTGAGAAACAGAAACCTGCCGAGAAGAAAACCGAACACGTCCTAAACACAGAAGAAGCAAACAAACCTGAAGCTTCACAGCGGGACGCTGAGACGGCAGCAGATCAGGAGGTGAAGACGAGTAAGGAGGGTCTGCTGGAGCTGCTGGGAGCCATGAAGGTGGACATGACCACCAAACGCAGACTCAAGTCCCTGAAGAAAGCTCCGAGTGAACAGGATCCTGCTGGGAAGCCCAGGAGGGTGGAGATGGAGAGCACCAGCAGCATGTTCCAGCAGGCCACGTCCACACAGAG TAAGAGTCTGAGTCCTGAGCTGGTTGCTGCGGTAACCGCCGCCGCCTCCACGCTGCCGGACCGAAGCAGAGCCGAATCAGAACTGCTGAAACAACTGCGCAAACACGAGGCCGTCTCAGAGGAGAGGAGGAGCGCCGACACCCAGAACATCGG GAACATCATCACTGACATGAAGGTCGGCAGGAAACCGGGCAGCAGGACAAACGGCAGACCGGCCAATCAGATTCGCTTCGATGACGATGGGCGGGGCTACACACACGACCGCGGCATCACCGGGGAGCTGGCAGGAATCCGCCGGAG GAAAACGGCGTTTTCAGCGAAGAGGTTAAACATCTTCAGTCCTGCTGCAGACCAGGAGACTCACTCACAGCTGG CCGCAGGTCCTTCCCTCTGGGATGCTGATTTAGCCGAGCAGATAACGCAGGCAACCAATCAGAGAGCTCGGAATGGATTTGAGGAGATGATCCAGTGGACCAGAGAAGGAAAGCTGTGGCAGTATCCCATCAACAACGAGGCGG gtatgGAGGAGGAAGCGAAGGTCCCGTTCCACGAGCACGTGTTCCTGCACCGGCACCTGGAGGACGGGTTCCCTCAGCACGGCCCCGTCCAGCACTTCATGGAACTGGTGGTGGCCGGACTCTCCAAAAACCACCAGCTCACCGTCAGACAGAAGCTGGAGCACATCACCTGGTTCAGAGATTACTTCCAGCAGAACCAGGAGATCCTGAACGAGGCGGAGGCCTGA
- the tm4sf21a gene encoding transmembrane 4 L6 family member 4: MCTGKCSRFVASALYPLAFISIVCNIILFFPGWKVKYAQDGSLTEEVKYMGGLVGGGLMVVAPALFIHVTGQRGCCANRCGMFMSILFAAVGVCGALYSFAVALMGLINGPYCRYNLVMWGTPFKDKSESYLAHRDWWGSCSEPENVVEFNVGLFSTLLVCSGLQFLLCAAQMINGLAGCLCGACVDKGPL; encoded by the exons ATGTGTACCGGTAAATGTTCCCGTTTTGTGGCGAGCGCTCTGTACCCGCTGGCCTTCATCTCCATCGTCTGTAACATCATCCTCTTCTTCCCCGGCTGGAAGGTGAAGTACGCTCAGGACGGATCCCTGACTGAGGAGGTGAAGTACATGGGGGGTCTGGTCGGAGGAGGACTCATG GTCGTGGCTCCGGCGCTCTTCATTCATGTCACCGGTCAGAGAGGATGCTGTGCTAACCGCTGTGGG atgTTCATGTCCATCCTGTTCGCTGCAGTAGGAGTGTGTGGCGCCCTCTACAGTTTTGCAGTGGCGCTGATGGGGCTGATTAACGGGCCGTACTGCAGATATAACCTGGTCATGTGGGGAACGCCGTTCAAAGACAA GTCGGAGAGTTACCTGGCGCACCGGGACTGGTGGGGGAGCTGTTCGGAGCCGGAGAACGTGGTGGAGTTTAACGTGGGCCTGTTCTCCACCCTGCTAGTGTGTAGCGGGCTGCAGTTCCTCCTGTGTGCTGCTCAGATGATCAACGGCCTGGCGGGCTGCCTGTGTGGAGCCTGTGTGGATAAAGGG ccTCTGTAA
- the slc25a15b gene encoding solute carrier family 25 member 15b produces the protein MTPHPAVQAAIDLSAGAIGGMACVFSGQSMDTVKVKMQSFPSLYRGFLHCLTSTYRQVGIRGLYQGTVPALAANVAENAVLFMSYGFCQEVVRHVCGLEQSATLSDVQKAGAGAVASVFSSLVLCPTELVKCRLQVMNEMVASGKISSAHNSVWTVIRGVMKSEGPAGFFRGLTPTIAREVPGYFCFFGAYELCRSFFSQYRNCSKDDLGAVSIVLSGGVGGACLWLVVYPMDCVKSRIQVMSMTETPAGFYRTFIHIFRTEGVRALYSGLTPTMIRTFPANGALFLGYEASRKLMMSQFDS, from the exons ATGACACCACATCCTGCGGTTCAGGCTGCTATAGACCTGTCGGCCGGAGCGATAG gagGGATGGCGTGTGTGTTCAGTGGTCAGTCCATGGATACGGTGAAGGTGAAGATGCAGTCCTTTCCGTCTCTCTATCGCGGTTTCCTGCACTGTCTGACCTCCACCTACAGACAGGTGGGCATCAGGGGTCTGTACCAGGGCACCGTGCCCGCGCTCGCCGCCAACGTGGCCGAGAACGCCGTGCTGTTCATGAGTTACGGATTCTGCCAGGAGGTGGTGCGGCACGTGTGCGGCCTGGAACAAAGCGCCACGCTCAG tgatgTTCAGAAGGCGGGCGCTGGCGCGGTGGCGTCGGTTTTCTCCTCGCTGGTCTTGTGCCCGACAGAGCTGGTGAAGTGCCGACTGCAGGTGATGAACGAGATGGTGGCGTCAGGAAAAATCAGCTCCGCCCACAA CTCAGTCTGGACCGTTATTAGGGGTGTGATGAAGTCTGAGGGTCCTGCAGGGTTTTTTCGGGGTCTCACCCCCACCATCGCCCGGGAGGTGCCCGGGTACTTCTGCTTCTTCGGGGCGTATGAGCTCTGTCGCTCGTTCTTCTCTCAGTACAGGAACTGCAGCAAGGATGAtctcg gCGCGGTCTCCATCGTACTGAGTGGGGGTGTAGGTGGGGCGTGTCTCTGGTTGGTGGTGTACCCGATGGACTGTGTGAAGTCCCGGATCCAGGTGATGTCCATGACTGAAACTCCGGCCGGGTTCTACAGGACCTTCATCCACATCTTCAGGACCGAGG GTGTGAGGGCTCTGTATTCGGGTCTCACCCCCACCATGATCAGAACGTTCCCGGCGAACGGTGCGCTCTTCCTGGGCTACGAGGCCAGCCGAAAACTCATGATGTCCCAGTTTGACAGCTGA
- the mpdu1a gene encoding mannose-P-dolichol utilization defect 1a, producing the protein MAELQVSSPLKDFISTYLIPEVCYEYLFVQKRLRHVPCLKILLSKIMSVWMLGELIAPLFQIWTVLRGGSAEGLSLVSSVLDLLSVSAHTAYCIRHGFPIGAFGESVFVLMQLTLLVFLIHYYRGNGIQGVFLLCVYSGFMYVLSCAVVPVAVLVMMRDWSVLITISSRLIQAGCNINSGSTGRLSAPSVFLMFLASVGRTFRSIQESPDSLGSQAAVLSSGCSLLILLQIWIYRAPSVQQEKKKQ; encoded by the exons ATGGCTGAGCTGCAGGTCTCGTCTCCTCTGAAGGACTTTATAAGCACATATCTGATACCGGAAGTGTGTTATGAGTATTTATTTGTGCAGAAGAGACTCAGACACG TACCGTGTCTGAAGATCCTTCTCAGTAAGATCATGAGTGTGTGGATGCTTGGAGAACTCATCG CGCCGCTGTTCCAGATCTGGACGGTGCTGAGGGGGGGCAGCGCTGAGGGACTCAGTCTGGTCTCTTCTGTCCTGGATCTGCTTTCTGTTTCAGCTCATACAGCTTACTGCATCCGACACGGCTTTCCTAtagg GGCCTTTGGTGAGAGTGTGTTCGTGCTGATGCAGCTCACACTGCTGGTTTTTCTTATTCACTACTACAGGGGAAACGGCATCCAAG gtgtgttccTCCTGTGTGTGTACTCGGGGTTCATGTACGTGTTGAGTTGTGCTGTGGTTCCTGTTGCTGTTCTGGTGATGATGAGGGACTGGAGCGTTCTCATCACCATCAGCAGTCGG ttgattCAGGCAGGTTGTAATATTAACAGCGGTTCTACAGGACGTCTTTCTGCCCCGAGTGTGTTCCTGATGTTTCTGGCATCTGTAGGACGCACCTTCCGCTCcatacag GAATCTCCGGACTCTCTGGGATCTCAGGCTGCTGTTCTTTCATCTGGCTGCTCTCTGCTCATCCTGCTGCAGATCTGGATTTACAGAGCACCGTCGGTGCAACAGGAGAAGAAGAAGCAGTGA